From a region of the Streptacidiphilus albus JL83 genome:
- a CDS encoding metal-sensitive transcriptional regulator: MKVDDEAVNAVLNRLRRAQGQLAGVIAMIEAGRDCKDVVTQLAAVSRALDRAGFKIVASGMRQCLAGAEDGTPPMTEAELEKLFLTLA, from the coding sequence ATGAAGGTCGACGACGAGGCGGTCAATGCCGTCCTCAACCGGTTGCGGCGGGCGCAGGGCCAGTTGGCCGGGGTGATCGCGATGATCGAGGCCGGCCGCGACTGCAAGGACGTGGTCACCCAGCTCGCCGCGGTCTCCCGGGCGCTGGACCGTGCCGGGTTCAAGATCGTGGCCAGTGGGATGCGGCAGTGCCTGGCGGGCGCCGAGGACGGCACCCCGCCGATGACCGAGGCCGAGCTGGAGAAGCTGTTCCTCACCCTGGCCTGA
- a CDS encoding SHOCT domain-containing protein: MIRRRMGRPGLLGTMARTTVIAGTATAVSGRMQRNAAERSAEQQQSAEFSQQQLVDQAAAQAAAQVAAQQAPAAPAAAAPAVDRVSQLATLADLRNQGVLTEAEFTAEKARILAG; the protein is encoded by the coding sequence ATGATCCGTCGACGGATGGGACGGCCGGGCCTGCTCGGCACGATGGCACGCACCACGGTGATCGCCGGCACCGCCACCGCGGTCTCCGGCAGGATGCAGCGGAACGCCGCCGAGCGCAGCGCCGAGCAGCAGCAGAGCGCCGAGTTCAGCCAGCAGCAACTGGTGGACCAGGCAGCCGCGCAGGCGGCGGCCCAGGTCGCCGCCCAGCAGGCGCCGGCGGCTCCCGCCGCAGCCGCCCCGGCGGTCGACCGGGTCTCCCAGCTCGCCACCCTGGCCGACCTCAGGAACCAGGGCGTGCTGACGGAGGCGGAGTTCACCGCCGAGAAGGCCCGGATCCTGGCCGGCTGA
- a CDS encoding DUF6325 family protein, translated as MPNTLTADTVGPVDVAVIAFDNSRFNGDVAPALRELQDSGTVRILDLTFLRKDGDGSVDVVELSDSDVALAFERVTGDEFDLLSDEDLASVGAGMEPGSSAMVVVWENTWAARLGAALRGSHGRVVLLERIPRDAVLQAITSLDKD; from the coding sequence GTGCCCAACACCCTCACGGCCGACACGGTCGGCCCGGTGGACGTCGCAGTGATCGCGTTCGACAACAGCAGATTCAACGGCGACGTCGCTCCCGCCCTGCGTGAGCTGCAGGACAGCGGCACGGTCCGGATCCTCGACCTGACCTTCCTGCGCAAGGACGGCGACGGTTCCGTCGACGTGGTGGAGCTGTCCGACTCGGACGTCGCCCTCGCCTTCGAGCGGGTCACCGGCGACGAGTTCGACCTGCTCAGCGACGAGGACCTGGCGTCGGTCGGCGCCGGTATGGAGCCGGGCTCCTCCGCGATGGTGGTGGTCTGGGAGAACACCTGGGCGGCCCGGCTGGGTGCGGCGCTGCGCGGCTCGCACGGACGGGTCGTCCTGCTGGAGCGCATTCCCCGGGACGCCGTGCTGCAGGCGATCACCTCACTGGACAAGGACTGA